In Erythrobacter litoralis HTCC2594, a single genomic region encodes these proteins:
- a CDS encoding retropepsin-like aspartic protease family protein, translated as MDLPSRSSYMAAMDGDAFIKDLFETTALVIAEIPKSSLLMLALAAMIASWIGGTMIRRRVPLGGMVRGASSLVLVGVLVTVVLQIARIDPRFDVAASTMGMPAQIVEGGETRVPLSPDGHYWLRAQVNGQDAAFLVDTGATLTAISSNTAQAAGISARTDRLPIQLNTANGTIQVPLATIDELRFGNVAARGLDAVIAPNIGETNVIGMNLLSRLAEWRVQDSVLILTPNNPQPAVEWEGE; from the coding sequence ATGGATTTGCCATCGCGGTCTTCCTATATGGCGGCGATGGATGGCGACGCTTTCATCAAAGATCTTTTCGAGACCACCGCGCTGGTGATCGCGGAAATCCCGAAGAGCAGCCTACTGATGCTGGCGCTCGCGGCGATGATCGCCAGCTGGATCGGCGGCACGATGATCCGCCGCCGCGTCCCGCTGGGCGGGATGGTGCGCGGCGCCAGCTCGCTGGTGCTGGTCGGCGTGCTGGTCACGGTGGTGCTGCAGATCGCGCGGATCGATCCGCGCTTCGATGTCGCCGCCAGCACGATGGGCATGCCCGCGCAGATCGTGGAAGGCGGCGAGACGCGGGTGCCGCTGTCGCCGGACGGACATTACTGGCTGCGCGCGCAGGTCAACGGGCAGGACGCGGCGTTTCTCGTCGATACCGGCGCGACGCTGACGGCGATCTCGAGCAATACGGCGCAAGCGGCGGGCATTTCTGCGCGCACCGATCGCCTGCCGATCCAGCTCAACACCGCCAACGGCACGATCCAGGTCCCGCTGGCGACGATCGACGAACTGCGCTTCGGCAATGTCGCCGCGCGCGGCCTCGATGCCGTCATCGCGCCCAATATCGGCGAGACCAATGTCATCGGCATGAACCTGCTCAGCCGCCTCGCCGAATGGCGCGTGCAGGACAGCGTCCTGATCCTCACCCCCAATAATCCCCAACCCGCCGTCGAGTGGGAAGGGGAGTAG
- a CDS encoding NAD(P)/FAD-dependent oxidoreductase: protein MSKSIAIIGAGMAGLSCAVALAKKGYRPVLFDKGRGPGGRMATRRAEICGETVTFDHGAQYFTARDPRFVEAVEGWTSAGFAAPWPDAGEDAYVGTPGMNAPIKQMAQFFNVQWNTRIDGILRDELGWHLRAENTIFRAQNLVCAIPAEQAAELLEKQASDFAAQAAAVQSRPCWALMMGFDTPLAMPNTFTGNDVAWAARNSSKPGRGEGENWVIHASPAWSQEHLELEREEIESKLLAAFFAETGATVSAPVHRAAHRWRYAMVEKRDGPPALWDADKRVGVCGDWLVGPRVENAFVSGCELADLIGE, encoded by the coding sequence GTGTCCAAAAGCATTGCCATCATCGGAGCCGGCATGGCCGGCCTTTCCTGCGCCGTCGCACTCGCGAAGAAGGGCTACCGGCCCGTGCTGTTCGACAAGGGCCGCGGGCCGGGCGGGCGCATGGCGACGCGGCGGGCGGAGATCTGCGGCGAGACCGTGACGTTCGATCACGGCGCGCAATATTTCACCGCGCGCGATCCGCGTTTCGTCGAAGCCGTCGAAGGCTGGACATCGGCCGGGTTTGCCGCACCGTGGCCCGATGCCGGTGAGGATGCCTATGTCGGCACGCCGGGCATGAACGCGCCGATCAAGCAGATGGCGCAGTTCTTCAACGTGCAATGGAACACCCGCATCGACGGGATTCTGCGCGACGAACTCGGTTGGCATTTGCGGGCCGAGAATACGATCTTCCGGGCGCAGAATCTCGTCTGCGCGATCCCTGCCGAGCAGGCCGCGGAACTGCTGGAGAAGCAGGCGTCCGATTTCGCGGCGCAGGCGGCGGCAGTGCAATCGCGACCATGCTGGGCGCTGATGATGGGTTTCGACACGCCGCTTGCCATGCCGAACACGTTCACGGGCAACGACGTCGCATGGGCGGCGCGCAACTCGTCCAAGCCCGGGCGCGGGGAAGGCGAGAACTGGGTCATCCATGCCTCACCCGCCTGGTCGCAGGAACATCTCGAGCTTGAGCGCGAGGAAATCGAGAGCAAGCTGCTGGCGGCGTTCTTCGCCGAAACCGGCGCCACGGTCTCCGCACCCGTCCACCGCGCGGCGCATCGCTGGCGCTATGCGATGGTCGAGAAACGCGACGGTCCGCCTGCGCTGTGGGACGCGGACAAGCGCGTCGGCGTATGCGGAGACTGGCTGGTCGGTCCGCGGGTCGAGAACGCTTTTGTCTCGGGCTGCGAGCTGGCCGACCTGATCGGGGAGTAA
- a CDS encoding DUF5996 family protein → MDWPRLDFAAEQDVYHSAHLYLQLIGKLPTRLHPWENHGWHVALKITPSGFVTRTIAANNRIFSVEFDCQGSNIVVDCDGKAVRIIPVTGQSVAALHGELADALTALGLPVPLHGAPNELPEVIPFKDDDRKRAWDPDVIARAHGAFSRADAAFSRFRAAYLGKSSPSHLFWGSFDLAVTRFSGRRAPPHPGGFPNLPDRVTREAYSHEVISAGFWLGGGDVDEAAFYTYAYPSPDGLGDAKVAPDAAYWHDELGEFVLPYADVAAASDPEDRLLTFLESTYEAAAHLMDWPDDVATSRASYGRPTQEV, encoded by the coding sequence ATGGACTGGCCGAGACTGGATTTCGCCGCGGAGCAGGATGTCTACCACTCGGCCCATCTCTACTTGCAGTTGATCGGCAAGCTGCCGACGCGGCTGCATCCGTGGGAAAACCACGGCTGGCATGTCGCGCTTAAGATTACGCCAAGCGGGTTCGTCACGCGCACCATCGCCGCGAATAACAGGATCTTCTCGGTCGAGTTCGACTGCCAGGGATCAAACATCGTCGTCGATTGCGACGGCAAGGCAGTCCGCATCATCCCCGTCACCGGCCAAAGCGTCGCTGCGCTGCACGGCGAGCTCGCAGACGCGCTGACCGCTCTCGGCCTGCCAGTACCGCTTCATGGCGCGCCGAACGAATTGCCCGAGGTCATTCCTTTCAAGGACGACGATCGCAAGCGCGCTTGGGACCCGGACGTCATCGCTCGCGCACACGGCGCCTTCAGCCGCGCCGATGCCGCCTTCAGCCGCTTCCGCGCCGCCTATCTCGGCAAGTCTTCTCCTAGCCACCTGTTCTGGGGCAGTTTCGACCTCGCCGTGACCCGCTTTTCCGGTCGCCGCGCACCGCCTCATCCGGGCGGCTTTCCCAACCTGCCCGACCGCGTGACGCGCGAAGCCTACAGCCACGAGGTCATCAGCGCAGGATTCTGGCTCGGCGGGGGCGACGTGGATGAAGCGGCCTTCTATACCTATGCCTATCCTTCGCCGGATGGGCTGGGCGACGCTAAGGTCGCGCCCGATGCTGCCTATTGGCACGACGAACTTGGCGAATTCGTCCTGCCCTACGCCGATGTCGCTGCGGCAAGCGATCCGGAAGACCGGTTGCTCACTTTCCTCGAATCGACCTATGAGGCCGCCGCGCATTTGATGGACTGGCCCGACGATGTGGCCACCAGCCGCGCCAGCTACGGTCGCCCCACGCAAGAGGTCTAA
- the egtD gene encoding L-histidine N(alpha)-methyltransferase encodes MPANNDLRLVDIDDDGVNRAFREDVLQGLSEEQKAIPARWLYDDAGSQLFEDITDLAEYYPTRAETEILRERGSEFAEAIGPGRAVVEFGSGSSVKTPLLLNQIEPAAYVPLDISGDFLRAAADALGRKFPDLPVYPVEADFMRRVELPEAVADMPHLGFFPGSTIGNMVPRTAVDLLRTMRETLGEGSMLLIGMDLVKDPKVLEAAYDDGKGVTGEFNLNLARRINRELGGTIPVEHLRHEARWNDDFARVEMHLVAQADLDFEVAGKRFTMSAGETIHTENSHKFTRRSSHTLLLAGGWTPVARWLDSAEQFSLILAEASIPRSAP; translated from the coding sequence ATGCCTGCCAACAACGACCTGCGCCTGGTCGACATCGATGACGATGGCGTAAACCGCGCCTTCCGCGAAGACGTGCTGCAGGGCCTGTCGGAAGAGCAGAAGGCGATCCCCGCGCGCTGGCTGTATGACGATGCCGGATCGCAGCTGTTCGAGGATATCACCGATCTCGCCGAATACTATCCGACGCGTGCAGAGACCGAAATCCTGCGCGAACGCGGCAGCGAATTCGCCGAAGCGATCGGGCCGGGCCGGGCGGTGGTCGAGTTCGGCAGCGGTTCGTCGGTCAAGACTCCGCTGCTCTTGAACCAGATCGAACCGGCCGCCTATGTGCCGCTCGACATTTCAGGCGATTTTTTACGCGCAGCCGCCGATGCGCTGGGCAGGAAGTTTCCCGATCTTCCGGTCTATCCGGTCGAGGCGGATTTCATGCGCCGGGTCGAACTGCCCGAAGCGGTTGCCGATATGCCGCATCTCGGTTTCTTCCCCGGCTCCACCATCGGCAATATGGTCCCGCGCACAGCAGTCGACCTGCTGCGCACCATGCGCGAAACCCTGGGTGAAGGCTCGATGCTGCTGATCGGCATGGACCTCGTGAAAGATCCGAAAGTCCTCGAAGCTGCCTATGACGATGGCAAGGGCGTGACCGGTGAATTCAACCTCAACCTCGCCCGCCGCATCAATCGCGAACTGGGCGGGACGATCCCCGTCGAGCATTTGCGCCACGAAGCGCGCTGGAACGACGATTTCGCCCGGGTCGAGATGCATCTCGTCGCGCAAGCCGACCTCGATTTCGAGGTCGCGGGCAAGCGTTTTACCATGTCCGCAGGCGAAACCATCCACACCGAGAACAGCCACAAGTTCACCCGCCGCAGTTCGCATACCCTGCTGCTGGCGGGCGGCTGGACCCCGGTCGCGCGCTGGCTCGACAGCGCGGAGCAGTTCAGCCTGATCCTCGCCGAGGCGTCGATCCCGCGAAGCGCGCCCTAG
- the egtB gene encoding ergothioneine biosynthesis protein EgtB produces MAQERLRSSAQDEPQLADSFRKTRALTEALAAPLSEADAMIQSMEDASPAKWHLAHTTWFWETFLLRDHAEGYRLYDAEWPFLFNSYYEAEGARHTRCDRGMISRPSLAEVLDYRSAVTEAMERLLGREDLQPLITLGIAHEQQHQELLLTDIKHGLFQNPLGPPMWEGSQQAAAERVREWQEHPGGIALIGHDGEGFAFDNEGPRHRVLLEPFALASSLVTNGEWAEFIADGGYGTASLWLSDGWAWVQEHRIASPDYWRGEEHFTLQGWVDRDPSAPVTHISFYEADAFATWAGARLPTEFEWEAVARGQHAEEAPAHDPAGGNQLDEAAPPHPTGSEGLFGDCWQFTRSAYLPYPRYEAPSGAVGEYNGKFMSGQVVLRGASCATVRGHSRASYRNFFYPHQRWQFTGLRLAKDL; encoded by the coding sequence ATGGCTCAGGAGAGGCTGCGCAGCTCGGCGCAGGACGAGCCCCAACTTGCTGACAGCTTTCGCAAAACCCGCGCGCTGACCGAAGCGCTGGCGGCGCCATTGAGCGAAGCGGACGCGATGATCCAGTCGATGGAGGATGCCTCCCCTGCCAAGTGGCATCTGGCGCATACGACCTGGTTCTGGGAAACCTTCCTGCTGCGCGACCATGCCGAGGGGTATCGGCTGTACGATGCTGAATGGCCGTTCCTGTTCAATTCCTATTACGAGGCCGAAGGTGCGCGGCACACCCGCTGCGACCGGGGGATGATCTCGCGCCCTAGCCTTGCCGAAGTGCTCGACTATCGCAGCGCGGTGACCGAGGCGATGGAGCGCCTGCTGGGCCGCGAAGATCTGCAGCCGCTGATCACGCTCGGCATTGCGCATGAGCAGCAGCACCAGGAACTGCTGCTGACCGATATCAAGCACGGCCTGTTCCAGAACCCGCTCGGCCCGCCGATGTGGGAGGGCTCACAACAAGCGGCGGCCGAGCGAGTGCGCGAATGGCAAGAGCATCCCGGTGGAATCGCTTTGATCGGCCATGATGGCGAGGGTTTCGCTTTCGACAATGAAGGCCCGCGCCACCGCGTGCTGCTCGAACCCTTCGCGCTCGCCAGCAGCCTCGTCACCAATGGCGAATGGGCGGAGTTTATCGCAGATGGCGGCTACGGAACCGCCTCGCTCTGGCTGTCGGACGGCTGGGCCTGGGTGCAGGAGCACCGCATCGCATCGCCCGACTACTGGCGCGGGGAAGAGCACTTCACCTTGCAGGGCTGGGTCGATCGCGATCCGAGCGCGCCGGTCACGCATATCTCCTTCTACGAGGCCGACGCCTTCGCTACCTGGGCCGGTGCGCGCCTGCCGACCGAGTTCGAGTGGGAAGCCGTGGCGCGCGGCCAGCATGCCGAGGAAGCGCCCGCGCACGATCCGGCAGGTGGCAACCAGCTTGACGAAGCGGCCCCGCCGCACCCGACCGGCTCCGAAGGGCTGTTTGGCGATTGCTGGCAGTTCACCCGCAGCGCCTATCTTCCCTATCCGCGTTACGAGGCGCCCTCTGGCGCAGTCGGCGAATATAACGGCAAGTTCATGAGCGGGCAGGTCGTGCTGCGCGGCGCGAGCTGTGCCACCGTGCGCGGCCATTCGCGCGCGTCCTATCGCAATTTCTTCTATCCCCACCAGCGCTGGCAGTTCACTGGCCTGCGCCTTGCCAAGGATCTCTGA
- a CDS encoding class II 3-deoxy-7-phosphoheptulonate synthase: protein MARNWTPDSWKNFEARHLPTYEDAAALRDAEATLAAYPPLVFAGEARALKADLAEVANGEAFLLQGGDCAESFAEFHPNNIRDTFRVILQMAVVLTFAGKLPVVKVGRMAGQFAKPRSSDTETQGDMTLPSYFGDNVNGIDFDPAQRRNDPERMVKAYSQAAATLNLLRAFAGGGYANLRQVHQWTLDFMGRSPWADRFGEMADRITEALDFMEACGVDPATVPQLQGTSFYTSHEGLLLPYEQAMARQDSLTGDWYDTSAHMLWIGDRTRFEGSAHVEFMRGIGNPLGVKCGPSLEPDVLLKLLDDLNPAREAGRITLISRFGHDKVEAGLPRLVRAVTREGHPVVWSCDPMHGNVIKSDSGYKTRPFDRIKTEVRGFFDVHRAEGTHAGGIHLEMTGQDVTECVGGAVAITDEALGDRYHTHCDPRLNAAQSIELAFAIADMLQLAAKEQQQADAA, encoded by the coding sequence ATGGCTCGCAACTGGACCCCGGATAGCTGGAAGAACTTCGAAGCGCGGCACTTGCCGACCTACGAAGATGCCGCTGCATTGCGCGATGCGGAAGCCACGCTGGCTGCCTATCCGCCGCTGGTTTTCGCGGGCGAGGCGCGCGCGCTCAAGGCCGATCTCGCCGAGGTCGCCAATGGCGAGGCTTTCCTGCTGCAGGGCGGCGATTGCGCGGAAAGCTTCGCCGAATTCCATCCCAACAACATCCGCGACACTTTCCGCGTGATCCTGCAGATGGCGGTGGTACTGACCTTTGCCGGCAAACTCCCGGTGGTGAAAGTCGGGCGCATGGCGGGCCAGTTCGCCAAACCACGCAGTTCCGACACCGAAACGCAGGGCGATATGACCTTGCCGAGCTATTTCGGCGACAACGTCAACGGGATCGATTTCGACCCGGCCCAGCGCCGCAACGATCCCGAACGCATGGTGAAGGCCTATTCGCAGGCTGCCGCCACGCTCAACCTGCTGCGCGCCTTTGCCGGCGGCGGCTATGCAAATTTGCGCCAGGTCCACCAATGGACGCTCGATTTCATGGGTCGCAGCCCATGGGCCGATCGCTTCGGCGAAATGGCCGACAGGATCACCGAAGCGCTCGATTTCATGGAAGCCTGCGGTGTCGATCCCGCGACAGTGCCGCAATTGCAGGGCACCAGCTTCTATACCAGCCACGAAGGCCTGTTGCTGCCATACGAACAGGCGATGGCGCGGCAGGATTCGCTGACCGGCGACTGGTACGACACCAGCGCGCACATGCTCTGGATCGGCGACCGCACCCGCTTCGAAGGCAGTGCGCATGTCGAATTCATGCGCGGCATCGGCAACCCGCTCGGCGTCAAATGCGGGCCGAGCCTGGAGCCGGACGTGTTGCTCAAGCTGCTCGACGACTTGAACCCGGCCCGCGAGGCGGGGCGCATCACGCTGATCAGCCGTTTCGGGCACGACAAGGTCGAGGCCGGGCTGCCGAGGCTGGTCCGTGCCGTCACCCGCGAAGGCCATCCGGTGGTGTGGAGCTGCGATCCGATGCACGGCAATGTCATCAAGTCCGACAGCGGCTACAAGACGCGCCCGTTCGACCGGATCAAGACCGAGGTGCGCGGGTTCTTCGATGTCCACCGCGCCGAAGGCACCCATGCCGGCGGCATCCACCTGGAAATGACCGGGCAGGACGTGACCGAATGCGTCGGCGGCGCGGTCGCCATCACCGACGAAGCGCTGGGCGACCGCTATCACACGCATTGCGATCCGCGCCTCAACGCCGCGCAATCGATCGAACTCGCCTTTGCGATTGCCGACATGCTGCAGCTTGCCGCCAAGGAACAGCAGCAGGCCGACGCGGCGTAG